TATATCAATACGCTCAAGCgggtgttttgtttttatttttttatagtaaataattttgaattcttgtaATAACAAAAGAATATTATGATATAAGGCTTACATTTTCTGTTTTCTAGGTATAATATAAACTGTATTTCCTCATGTCGGCCAATGGTTAAAATCagtgaatattataaatatttaaggaaattttatgaaatgtaaaattaattttactaacattaaaaaatttaaaactgaaGACGTGAGGTGTATATTggttaatatatattgaattgaTGCAAGAATTGGTAATATGAACTtgatcaataatttttttaacttgatCAATACTTGAAAAAATATGAATGATATAGTATATAGTTTATCAGACTCCATCCTGATTTAGTAATATGAATCTAATTTTGGAATATAAACCGGTAATTGAATGGTTATcgaaaattaataataactcGTTCCTTTTTCATATGTTTATATTTCATGTATTTCATACTTGAGTAAAAGCTATGGTGGGTGTCGTATATTTGAGAATCTCAATATAAGACTATTGTGGGCCATTAGGTATGCTTGGATATAGGTAATTATTGTGATCTATGAAATTATGAATTTTCATTAACTTTTGATGataacacaaaaaataaaatcatagttagaataaataatgtatagttagagaaatataaggtaataccaaaaaaatagctaagtctaatgaaatggtccaaacaacctttttaagtagatttattaaaactccttcccttttaatagtattgatattgtGAGATATGATTTAACTATATATAGTCGTTCTCAATCGTATGGGATTACATAATCACTGGATTAAGGGGAGTCAGTTTGTTTTTGGGGTCCTTCCTCTTAATTTCCCAAGTTTACAACACAAAGAAGCTAATCCCTTAGACTATATTTGTGAAGTGATTTTACCAAATGTTCTTTCTACaatcatttttacaaaataaatgatgATATGGCTAacaaaattgatgacatggtttatagttaatatgacatagacaatcacatttattactgacatatatttttggtaaactttatagaatatgacaataactaatacattacatttaatattgatttatatttttgctaaacttcttaaaatatggtaataattcataaatcatcactaaaataaatatattgaaatatgcattataaattttgaaatacattatttaattgtatttttataattatacaatttttcttactaatattttcaaaattttctacatctttttaaaaaaattaataaattattaatcgtaatttcattagtttcttttagatatctacaaattttataaatattgtttatttataatttttaatctatatgatttttagtaattttatacaagttgatttaatacatttaaccaaaataaatagataattttttatctaagattcgaattttaaatatattacatatatattattaaatgtaatttaaaataaataaaattatttttttcttaattttgtgcttaaataatcaactttatattaaatgttactccctccgtttttttatatttgacgttttagaagaatttttttgttccaaattattagacgttttcaattttctatgtaaaatttattactaattaatgATAGATGACCAatgatattatagtttctatttTGTTATTGGTTAAATTGTAGTTAGATAaacaattaatgatgtttttgtttagaaaattaaatgtttcttaatctatgtgcacaatcCTAAAGAGTCATGTATAAAAAAACGGAGAGaatagtcaaaaataataaaatatatgatatgaataaatttcattttaaatataattcaacttttaaaaaattatcagtgcaggaaaacacctagttctatatataaaaaaaaagtgtaatgATTTACAAAATACGAAAGCGATTCTACTAGTTGTCCATGTGTGCCAGACTAGCACAAGTAGTCAAAATACAAGTCGTAATGCGATCTGATCGCGAAGCCCACAATTTCTGACTATTCAGCTAATCACTCacctcttatttttttttgtgcacaaaAACTCACCTCttatcttatctattaaaagtCGTTGAAAATTGCAACTAACTTCAAACTTGTATGAATCTCCCAAGTCAAACTCTCTCTTTGCCGATATTCCCGGCAAAACCCCAATCAGTCACAATTACAATATGACCCTCTTACCCTTAcccttcctctttctctttctcacttcACTACCCTTTTCTGTAATTTCGCAGCTCGACGAACGGTCAACACTCCTCACCCTGAAACGCGGTCTCGGAGACCCACCGTCTCTCCGCCTATGGAACACCACATCTTCTCCTTGCGACTGGTCGGAGATTACCTGCTTCGCCGGAAACGTCACCGGGATAAGTCTCAAGAACAAGATCATCACCGCAACGGTTCCGACCAATATATGCGATTTCCCAAACCTGGAAACTCTCGACTTGTCGTCTAATCGATTCTCCGGAGACTTTCCGACCGTTCTCTACAACTGCACCAAGCTTCGCCATCTCGACCTCTCCCAGAACTACTTCAACGGCTCACTTCCCGCCGACATCGATCGTCTCTCGCCACAACTCGAGTTTCTCAACCTCGGTGCCAACGCCTTCTCCGGAGATATCCCGACGGAGTTAACGTCTCTTTCGAAACTCAAATCAATCTTTCTCTATTCGAACAATCTCTCCGGCGAGTTACCGGAGGAAATCATCTCGTGGAAGTCGTTGGTTACGTTGAGTCTATCAAAGAACAAACTCTCCGGGAACATTCCTCGAGCTCTAGGGCTGTTGCCACGCTTGGTCGATCTTGATCTGTCGGAGAACGAACTCTCCGGCGAAATCCCCCCGGAGATCGGGAACCTGAAGTTCAAAACGCTTAACTTTTCGTCAAACATGCTCACCGGAGAAGTACCGGACCAACTTGATAACCTTGCGTACGAGACAAGTTTCTTGAACAACACCAATCTCTGCGCAGACAAACCCGTTGTTAAGTTACAGGATTGTCGGAAAGTGCTCCGGAGATCAAAACGGTTGCGTGGGCCAATCTTCGTCATGATTGTAGTCATCGGTGCTCTGATCCTGGCCGTCACTCTGGTTCTCACGTTCGTTGTGGTTTGGAACTACATGAAACCAAGAACAAGCAGacctaatatttttaataaagattgTTTGAATTcatttatgtataatatttgtattaaatataactagattttgacccgtgcaaccgcacgggtgtttattttcacttttctatacataaattattgttttaaaacataagtggtatatatttttaaagttaatcatgtacttaaatatttatataactatttcaaatacaataattttataatttacatgttataagtaattaattgtttaaaccttatgtatttgccgcttcttattatatatttatcttattgtatttgcatttagttattaagcaaattaatatattcatgagaaaatatatttaaaaaatattttgtatttaatttatgctaaattctgacccgtattttaaaactggatttctttttaccaatatttttatgcttattcattttaggtaatttattattgtatatataaaagtgtaagatatgttaatttttagatatgtattatatagtttgttaattttaagtcgttctatcatcatattatattttaaataaatagttttatatttatgaaaataaaatttataaatttatcaattgaatataattttatcatatttattttagtataataattatattttaacaggatcatgactataaaagtagataaaataggatataatttatttattttcatttctaaacgataacttaaaatacattaagttattgtttaaatattacacagatttattataatttttaaaatataatatatacaaatatattatatttaaaatgaaaatatattatgattaaagtagttacaaagattttatattattaactttaaaaaaaatacatgttaatttttatacatgtattatatagtttgataatgttaacccatcttaccaacatattagattttatttttgaacataaatattttataattatgaaaataaaatatataaatatataaatttaatacaattttattatatttatctcaatataataattttaatttaatatgattgattatgattatataataactaaaatattatagatttttttatttttcattttatataactgaatatattaatgtataataatattttaaactaatttcgaaattagtgaaaatatttaaatataatttcaaaaatgaagatcttgcaAAAATCTtcttaaacagatttgttagaattttaaaataaatatatttatatttaaaatgaaaagatatcaaaagatactatgattaaaatatttttaaaattatatttattattagtctgaattaaaatatagtatgaatttctatgaataggtccattaggtccatttttaaaaaaatcacacatgaatcaaggttgtgacttctgttttaatatataagatgggcATTAAATACAATATTGTACGGaaattcattttataaaaataaattttcacaTATTGCAATAGAAAACtttataaatgtattaaaaaaatgagcAATTCTCTAAAAcagagtttttaaaaattttatcacaaaaatagatctcaaaaactaaaatgactaaaatagtattttttattttaaaaattttaattttaattttatttttttaaatttgaaatcctaTCCTCAAAACCCcactcctcaactctaaaccgtaaaccctaaaccctacccctTAACTATAAACCTtaatgtctagattaattaactctataggagtataagtgtatatttatttcttttgataaaacatttaagtctattttagtcatttttatttttaagttctatatttgtgacaaaaacattTTAGGTTTATCCTAGAGAAATTCTAATATTCAACCTATTTCTggtcttaaaaatatattcataattaatatatatcaatttccATTTGTATCGTTTCGAGAAGGTGTGAACAAAATAGTTGTTCACATAAAACTCCatcatcttttaaattttattttttataatatgttaatatatgaaaatctatttaatattatttaaatatgtcTTTATGAATGATTCTAAAAcatatttcaatttatttaatcaaaaatcaaaGATGCACCCATATAAACAGATCAATTTTAtctgaaatataatttaaacttacaaatattaattttctgAAGGGGTACACTTTTACAACATCTTTATTATTCTTAAAGGAAGCATCTGTTCAACATAAAAAatccttaaataaaaaaatgcatattttgcatgtagaataaaataaaatttgattaaataGAGATAAAATTGAgaattacaaaaacaaataatcaTAAGCTATTCAGTTTTTACATAAACATACACTGCAACTAAAAGAATATAAccaactaggtgttttgcccgcgatgcgggcttaaacattttcataatttttgaaaagttttttgtACACTATAGtcataattttagtaaaaaatttatttgattaatatttaattatttaatgtgaCAGTCAAAATGTTCAATGTGACagtgattaatatttaattatataatttatgttttaaacattttactaaaatactttttcagataacaatacaatatttatatagaaattatcttttttttttaattatatttttagattttggttaattaaatattatatttttaattatataattaagaattttatttgttaatatttagttatataattcatatttttaactttttactaaaagactttttcagataacaatacaatatatacataaattatctttttttttaaattatattttcagattttggataattcttacgattattaattttaatcaattatctaatcaaataaattaaaattttgtttttattttttaatttagttatacattttattcattaaagatataaacgatattaaccactctaacttttaacatgAGAGCTCGATTTCAAAAACTTACttcacaaataatagtataggtTACACTTTTAGGGGTTATGGTAGGTAAATtgcaaaaacaatattaaagcgtagttcaaaaaaaaaattagtaaagcGGGTTGCATTTTAAGGATATATTCCTTAGTCCAAACTTAAAAAGTGCACTAGGGAACGGCTCCAAGTTACCACTGAATTGACACTGGAATCACTTGAACCGCATGTGAAGTCTTCCAAATCAACTTCATCCAGCAAAAGGTCGAGATGTGGTGACATTCCACCTCGAAAATGTTCTTGTTGGCATACCACATAATTTATGCCAGGCTTAAGGAGTGGTGCGGGAACGTTGAGGTTGCATTGTGGTCTACACTGGAGAACTCACCAGCAAACAGAGCTGGTTCCTTTGACACCAGTGCCGTCCCATACTTTTGAGAGGCTTCAAGCTTTAAAGAAATTGTGGCCCTCCAATACAAACAATATGTTgttcaaaattaataataaacaaaaagaaatagaaGTTTGCTAGAGAATGGTTCGAACAGTAACCAATAGGTTAACCTTTGAACAATTTGACCATTAAACAAAACTAACATCTTAGAAAATGTGACCTTCCAATTACAATTACATTTTGTGGCCTAAAGCAAATGCTTTATGTGCCTTATAGAAGGAACGGGCCTGTTTgacacatatgtatatatatatatatcggcGACAGAAGCAATTAGTTTCACGTAGATGACATGAAATTCCATCACCAACATTCTTAACTTAATCCTAATAACTTTGTATGATGtgagaaaaaaattacattctTTATAAATAGGAAGAAAtagcaaataaaataatatattagagtAAAATTCACTTAGATTTTTAGAGTTTctctacttaaaatatatataattgatttgaaAATGGTCTTAGTAGAGAAAAGGCTTAATTAGTCGCGATGACCGGAGAGTTAACGGCAACATCAACATATAAATTACGTGTCAGATGAGAGGATGGGTTAAGGACTTGAGACCAATTGTGGTTGTTGTTGGACATGGGCTCAActtcatgttttctttttggttaTAGATGCATTAGTTTTGTGGCGCAAATTGATGTCTTTCAGCTtttcataaattataatttcaTTATCACTGCTTATGTAAacactaggtgttttgcccgtgATGCGggtttaaacatttttataaatttttgaaatttttttgtacattatcattattatactataataaatcttaaaataacataatattatatttttaattatataatttaaaaaagttatttgattaatatttaattatataatttatgttttaattttttactaaaatactttttcagataacaatacaatatatataaaaattatcttttttaattatatttttagatttttgacaattcaatattttatttttaattatatagttaagaattttattttattaatatttagttatataatttatgtttttaattttttactaaaatactttttcagataacaatacaatatatacaaaaattatctctgtttaaattatattttcagattttggataagtGAGAGCTTGATTCtaaaaatttactttaaaataactcaatattatatttttagttatataattaaaaaaaattatttggctaatatttagttatagaatttatgtttttaactttttactaaaatactttttcagataacaatacaatatatatatatatatatatatatatatatatatatattatcttttttaattatatttttagattttggataattcaatattctatttttaattacataattaaaaaatttatttgattaatatttagttaaataatttatgtttttaactttttactaaaaaacgttttcagataacaatacaatatatacataaaatatctttatttttaaattatattttcagattttagtaagaatttttagataattcttactattattaattttaatcaatatgattaatatttagttatataatttatgtttttaactttatacTAAAAGAcgttttcagataacaataaaatatatgcaTAAATTATCTcagtttaaattatattttcagattttagatacttcttactattattaattataatcaattatctaatcaaataaattaaaattttgtttttatttttaatttatttatacattttattcattaagggtataaacaatattaacccctttaacttttaacgtgagatattgattctaaaaatttactttaaaataactcaatattatatttttagttatataattaaaaaaaattatttgactaatatttaattatataatttatgtttttaactttttattaaaatactttttcagataacaatacaatatatatatatatatatatatattatcttttttaattatatttttagattttggataattcaatattctatttttaattatataattaagaattttatttgattaatatttagttaaataatttatgtttttaacttttcactaaaagactttttcagataacaatacaatatatacataaattatctctgtttttaaattatattttcagattatagataattattactattattaattttaatcaatatgattaatatttagttatataatttatgtttttaactttatactaaaagactttttcagataacaatacaatatatgcATAAATTATCTcagtttaaattatattttcagattttagatacttcttactattattaattttaatcaattatctaatcaaataaattaaaattttgtttttatttttaatttatttatacattttattcattaagggggAGGGTTATTGGTAGAAGAATTCAAGAGgagttattaaattttgagattcaattgttattggtttatggatttttaaaatataattagaatccattgttattgggaTGACAACTTTTAAATTCCAttcaaaatcttttgttattgaaaaaatttagttttcattgattttaagatcctattaaaatctattgttattgggatgtaaattctctttgtttttactttttactcataagactaaactttgagaatatcatctatacccataagatttttgaaatctatGCAATAAAATACACTCGCAtagaaaaacacacaaaattgaACAATGAAATAATACAAATCACAACTTTAACATAAAAgcagaaaacaaatattaaaaattttttaaaagtaaaaaaaaaaataaaatagttttaaaaagtattttcgaaattcaaaaaggattaaaaaaacaatttgaaaaaaaaaaatcgaaagcttttatataaaaatttcaaatttaaaattataaaaaataacttttatttatatctatatattaaaaggtaCAATGacattttgtctttttaataattgaaatgattctttttttcttttctcctattataccattaatttcttaccttaaa
This genomic interval from Brassica napus cultivar Da-Ae chromosome A6, Da-Ae, whole genome shotgun sequence contains the following:
- the LOC106350641 gene encoding receptor-like protein 52, producing the protein MTLLPLPFLFLFLTSLPFSVISQLDERSTLLTLKRGLGDPPSLRLWNTTSSPCDWSEITCFAGNVTGISLKNKIITATVPTNICDFPNLETLDLSSNRFSGDFPTVLYNCTKLRHLDLSQNYFNGSLPADIDRLSPQLEFLNLGANAFSGDIPTELTSLSKLKSIFLYSNNLSGELPEEIISWKSLVTLSLSKNKLSGNIPRALGLLPRLVDLDLSENELSGEIPPEIGNLKFKTLNFSSNMLTGEVPDQLDNLAYETSFLNNTNLCADKPVVKLQDCRKVLRRSKRLRGPIFVMIVVIGALILAVTLVLTFVVVWNYMKPRTSRPNIFNKDCLNSFMYNICIKYNGH